The genomic stretch CCAGTGAGGATGATGACTTGAAGCTGAGGCTGATACATTTGCAGCTTGGTCATAAGCTCAATGCCATCGCCATCGGGCAAACGCAAATCGACAAGAGCTAAGTCTAGCGGCGTATCTGACTGTGAGAAGCTTTCAGCCTCAGAACAGCTGGAGGCTGTAATAACCTGGTATCCCCTTCGGTCCAAAGCCCTGAACAGGGCTGTACGAAGACTTGTTTCATCGTCAACTATAAGGATTCTTCGCGCTTGCATTCCGCTCCCTTCCTTGGTTTTTAGTCACCTCAATCCTTGAGATGCATTATTGTGCCACTCATACTTTGCAAGCTGTTGTCTCTTGTGAATTTGCTTGGAATCGTCGTCTTGCACTTAGGCGAACCAACGTTCTACTAGGATCATGTTAAGGCTGAAGATTTGGCAGTGTCAAATTTTGCAGTCAAAAACTTGGCTCTAAGCCTTTAAATCTGGACGTTTCAGGGAAATCCTTGCCGAAGTACCAGTGCCTGGCTGGGAAGAAATTTCCAGAACTCCCCCATGGTCCGATATGATTGTAAACGCGACCGTCAATCCTAAGCCTGGATTATGGCCCGTACTTTTGGTGGAATAGAGGGGGTTAAAAATCTTTTGTTGATCTTTACTGGGAATACCAGGGCCGTTGTCATCTATATTGATCTGATAGGAATTCCTTTCTGCGATCAGACGAACATCAATACAGCCGGGGTATCCAGGGTCCTGGATCATCTTTTCTGTCACCGCATCTATTGAATTTTGCAGGAGATTGCGCAGGGCCTGGCTCAGGTGTGAGGGTTGTCCTTTTATTTGACAGGACTCCTCCGGGATCTGGGCTTTGAGCGTGATTCCCTGGCTTCGCGTCTGTAGCTCCATAATTCTAACCGCCTGGGTGATCACGTCACCGAGGTCAAACGTCTGGCTGTCAGAGGCCCCATCCCAGCGGGCAAAGCCGAGAAGGTTTTCTACGATTTCCTTGCACCGCCGAGCGGCCTCTTCCATGGCCTCGATATCCTCTTTGATTTCGGAGTCCGGATCGAGGTCCATGCGGATTAGCTGTAAAAAGGACATGATGCCACCAAGAGGATTATTGAGTTCATGAGCAATGCTGCTGCCAATGGTTCCCAATTCAGCCATCTTTGCCCCTTCCAGAACCTGCCGTTCCATTCTTAGCTGGTCGGTAACGTTACGAAAGAATAGGATTCTAACCTTGTCCGGATTGGATCGTAATGACAGAGGTTTTTGGGAAATGTCCCACACCTGTCGGTCCTTGTCGTTAGTCGGAAAAACCTCCCAGCGCTGTACTTGTCCACTCTGGACATCCTCTGGGGCCTTGCGGCCGCTTAAAGCTTCAAAACAATCTTTGCCAAGAAGTTCATTGTAAGGGCGTCCCGAGGAGATCATATAGGCGCGGTTCATGCGAATCACTTTGTATTGGCTATCGGTAATACACAGGGGCTCGGCAATCGCATCAAAGGTGGCTTCCCACTGGGCCTTCAGGCTGCGTGTTTGTTCAAGAGTTTTTAGTCGATCAATGGCGAGAGCCACGGTTTCAGCAATCTGATTGCAGAAGTCGATTTCGTCACCGCCAAAGTCGGGTTTCTCAATTGGGCGGGCAAAGCAAATCGATCCAGACCTCTTTTTGCCAATGTGCAAGGGTGCTTTATAGACCCGTATAGAGCCAGAGGCAGAAAACTGATCGTTCCCCAAAAGACTGCTTTGCGAGGAAAACAGTATGCGTGTCCAGCTCAATTGCAGGTGTTTGGCAAGCGCCTCATTCAGATGCCTCTCCATTTCACTGACACTTTGGGCCTGGTGAATGGCGAGGAGGGCCCCATGAAGGGCCTCAACTTGCAGGTTGGTTCGCAAGACCCGCTCTCGGGCGCGAGAGAGATACTTTTGTCTCTTTTCAACTTTGACTTCCAACTCTTTATTGAGTTTTTTTAATCGCTCATTTTGATCGTGAACGAGGTTGAGCAGATCGGAATTCTGGCGCGTCAGTTGAAACTCTTCAAGAGCTTGAGTAACCAAATCAGGGAGAAGATCCTCACGGAAGCCAATAAGAATTTTAAAGGGGTGGTTTCGGTTAATCAGTTTTTTCAGATTGGTTATCGACAGGCCTTCGTTGATGAGGATGACCTTTGTCTCTGGGGCGTCCTTGCGAAGTTCATCGAGAATTCTACTCAACAGAGGAAGCTCCTGATCCCTGGCCACGAGCACCACCACCCAATAGTGGTGTTCTTTTAGTTGAGGTTCGGCCTGAATCAAGTCAGGTACCCAATCGGCGCCAAGAGGACCCTGTAAATGACTGCCGCCACCGGTGAGTAAAACGCTGGAGCGTATATCCGTCGCCATGCTTTTATTTTACGGGAAGAGGAATCTCCTGCTCAAAGATCTTTTGCAATCCCGGTCCGAAGCGGGTCCAGGTTTCGTCAGCCGATGCACCTTCAGCTTCTTCAGTACAGATGACAGGTATCCCTTGGTCCAGCCATCCCCACTGTCCCAGACTTCCTGGTGTGGGATAGCCGATATCGGGCTGAATAGGGTAGCCTGAACTTTGGGCGAGATAGCCAGGTGCGGGGTGAGTGGGGTCCCCAGCGAATATAACTCCAGGTTTCCAAGAGTGGAAATGCACGATCAAGCGAGGGCGGTACTTGAGAGCGAGAGCGACAAGAGCCTGAACCTCGGGTTCACTTCCAGGATTGGGGCCAGGATAATAGCGCTGTCCCTTGGACTCTGAAGACCAATCCCGCGAGGGGAAATTGCGATTCAAATCCACACCATTGCCGTTGGTTCTTTGCTTGGTCGCTTCTCCATCAGGGTTAATACATTCGATCAGGAGCCAGGGATTATGAGACTGTACAGTGTTGTTTTTTAGCCACGCGAGTAGTTTTTTGGCCAGAGCAATTCCTTCAGGTTCATCTCCGTGCACCCCACCGACAAAGAGTAGGGGTCTCAGCCTTTCTAGTTCAGAAAGTGGAACGGAGTGATGCAATTGGATGTTGCGGCCACTAGCGGAGTGGGCCCAATCTTGAACCACTAAAGACATGTCTCTAACACACAGTCCTTTCTTGACCTTTCACAGAGTCGATCATAACAAGAATACATGGCAAAAAAGGGATTTTCCACCATTCTATTGGCAGCGGGTAAAGGGACACGAATGAAGTCTCCTTTGCCTAAGGTTTTACACCCGGTCGCAGGCCACCCCATGATTAGTCGAATTGTGGGTGAGGTTAAAAAGGCAGGCGCTAAAGAAATCCGGGCCGTTCTTGGTTTCGGTGAGAACCTGGTGAAGCAGGTGATCGAGCCCCTTGGAGCTTGCTCCTTTCACCAGAAGGAGCAAATGGGAACAGCGGACGCGGTCAGAGCAGCCCAGCCGGAAAGTCTGGAAGGTACAGTTCTTATTCTTAACGGCGATCATCCCTTGATTGAAGCTGATGAAATTCGAGCCCTGGTGAGCGAGTTTGACGAGTCCAACTATGACCTGTGTGTTGTAACAGCGGTTGTGCCCAACCCCAAGGGCTTCGGACGCATCGTCAGGCAAAATGACACCATCAAGGCCATCGTTGAAGAGAAAGATGCCTCCCATGATACCAAGCAAATTTGTGAAATCAACACTGGTGTTTACCTCATTAGGTCCGAAGTTCTCAACGAGTACTTGCCTCAGATTAAGAGTGAGAATGCGCAAGGCGAGTTTTACCTTACAGATATTATTTCATTGGGTCTAAAGGGTGGTTCTTCTGTGGGAACTTTGCGGGCCAGTCGCAAAATGGCCTTTGGAGTCAACAGCCAGGAAGAGTTGGCAAAAGCAACGGGTTACATTTTTCGTCGTAAAGCTCGTCAATTGATGGAATCAGGTGTGATGATGGTTGATCCAAAAGTCACTTACATTGAAGACGACGTGGAGATCGGTGAAGGCACCGTAGTCTATCCAGGAGTCCTAATTAAAGGGCCTGCGCAGGTTGGCCGCTTCTGTGTATTGGAGCCAAATTCGGTGATCAATCGCTGTGAGTTGGGAGATTCAGTTCAGGTGAGAGCTGGCTGTTATTTGCAGGAAGCCGTGATTAAGGAAAAGGCTCAGCTTGGCCCTTATGCTCACATCCGTCCGGGAAGTGAAGTTGGGGTTGATGCACGAATTGGGAATTTTGTTGAGCTGAAGAAAGTGAAGTTTGGTGATCGCGCCAAAGCATCTCACCTGACCTACCTTGGTGATGCAGAAATTGGCGAAGATACCAATATTGGATGTGGAACCATTACCTGTAATTATGCTGTTGATCGCAAGAAGTACAAAACCATCATTGGCAAGAACGCCTTTATTGGCAGCGACACTCAGTTTATTGCCCCGGTGGAAGTTGGTGATGGCGCCGTTGTTGCTTCAGGATCAACTATTACCAAGAATGTTCCAGCCGGAGCCCTGGCTGTGGCTCGTGGCAAACAGATCATCAAGGAGAACTACAAGCCCGCGGGCACTTCGAATGTGGTTACTCCCGTGGGACCTGACGAGGTGGCCCCATCATCACGGAAGGAATAGATCATGTGTGGAATCGTCGGATATTTGGGTCACCGTGATCCGAAAGTCGTTCTGTTAAACGGATTAAAGAGTCTTGAATACCGGGGATACGATTCTGCAGGAGTCGCAATTTTAGACGGTGGAGAATTCAAGAGAGTTAGAGCCGAAGGTAAATTGGTCAATTTGGAAAAGAAGGTTAAAGACGAATCCTTTGATGGCCGCCTTGGGATTGGTCATACCCGCTGGGCGACTCATGGTCCCCCGAGCGAGAGAAATGCCCATCCCCATTGCGTGGGAGGAGTGAGCCTAGTTCACAATGGCATCATTGAAAACTACGCGGAGCTTAGGGAAGAGCTTGCAAAAAAAGGGGCCACCTTTGACTCGGATACGGACTCAGAACTGGTGGTTCACCTTCTGGCCCGGGAAGTGGCCAAGAGTCAAAGCCTTTACCAGTCGGTGTTAAAGGTCTTGCCTCAGTTGCGTGGTGCCTATTCTATTTTGGCAGTTTCAAAGGACGAACCCGATGTCCTGGTGGCTTTTAAAAACGGCCCACCCTTGGTTGTGGGGAAG from Pseudobdellovibrionaceae bacterium encodes the following:
- a CDS encoding DUF2817 domain-containing protein, translated to MSLVVQDWAHSASGRNIQLHHSVPLSELERLRPLLFVGGVHGDEPEGIALAKKLLAWLKNNTVQSHNPWLLIECINPDGEATKQRTNGNGVDLNRNFPSRDWSSESKGQRYYPGPNPGSEPEVQALVALALKYRPRLIVHFHSWKPGVIFAGDPTHPAPGYLAQSSGYPIQPDIGYPTPGSLGQWGWLDQGIPVICTEEAEGASADETWTRFGPGLQKIFEQEIPLPVK
- a CDS encoding ATP-binding protein → MATDIRSSVLLTGGGSHLQGPLGADWVPDLIQAEPQLKEHHYWVVVLVARDQELPLLSRILDELRKDAPETKVILINEGLSITNLKKLINRNHPFKILIGFREDLLPDLVTQALEEFQLTRQNSDLLNLVHDQNERLKKLNKELEVKVEKRQKYLSRARERVLRTNLQVEALHGALLAIHQAQSVSEMERHLNEALAKHLQLSWTRILFSSQSSLLGNDQFSASGSIRVYKAPLHIGKKRSGSICFARPIEKPDFGGDEIDFCNQIAETVALAIDRLKTLEQTRSLKAQWEATFDAIAEPLCITDSQYKVIRMNRAYMISSGRPYNELLGKDCFEALSGRKAPEDVQSGQVQRWEVFPTNDKDRQVWDISQKPLSLRSNPDKVRILFFRNVTDQLRMERQVLEGAKMAELGTIGSSIAHELNNPLGGIMSFLQLIRMDLDPDSEIKEDIEAMEEAARRCKEIVENLLGFARWDGASDSQTFDLGDVITQAVRIMELQTRSQGITLKAQIPEESCQIKGQPSHLSQALRNLLQNSIDAVTEKMIQDPGYPGCIDVRLIAERNSYQINIDDNGPGIPSKDQQKIFNPLYSTKSTGHNPGLGLTVAFTIISDHGGVLEISSQPGTGTSARISLKRPDLKA
- the glmU gene encoding bifunctional UDP-N-acetylglucosamine diphosphorylase/glucosamine-1-phosphate N-acetyltransferase GlmU, with protein sequence MAKKGFSTILLAAGKGTRMKSPLPKVLHPVAGHPMISRIVGEVKKAGAKEIRAVLGFGENLVKQVIEPLGACSFHQKEQMGTADAVRAAQPESLEGTVLILNGDHPLIEADEIRALVSEFDESNYDLCVVTAVVPNPKGFGRIVRQNDTIKAIVEEKDASHDTKQICEINTGVYLIRSEVLNEYLPQIKSENAQGEFYLTDIISLGLKGGSSVGTLRASRKMAFGVNSQEELAKATGYIFRRKARQLMESGVMMVDPKVTYIEDDVEIGEGTVVYPGVLIKGPAQVGRFCVLEPNSVINRCELGDSVQVRAGCYLQEAVIKEKAQLGPYAHIRPGSEVGVDARIGNFVELKKVKFGDRAKASHLTYLGDAEIGEDTNIGCGTITCNYAVDRKKYKTIIGKNAFIGSDTQFIAPVEVGDGAVVASGSTITKNVPAGALAVARGKQIIKENYKPAGTSNVVTPVGPDEVAPSSRKE